The Caballeronia sp. Lep1P3 genome window below encodes:
- a CDS encoding MFS transporter, with protein MEHSRTLVLQDVIDARRLSRFQIVTFVLCFSILVLDGYDTVVVGYIAPALKAHFGATPAQLAPMFGAGLFGLTLGSFVFGPVADRFGRKPTLLVSIALFALFSLASAWADSIGMLIALRFLTGLGLGGAMPNAYTLAAEYCPNRLRSTLVAPIGCGIAVGGALGGVFASRVIGAFGWQAMLVVGGVLPLLLIVVLARWLPESARYLVARGGRQAEARAILGRIAADLDLSDVDITLEEKRAQGLPIRQLLQPGVGGGTLLLWTTAFMALLVIYFLGNWLPILIQQSGVSFHNASLMTALYLTGNSLGAIFLGILMDRMNPQYVLSAAFVCAAVSLASFGHLSGAPALALLALFVTGVGTGGTMTGTNILSAGYYATASRATGVAWTLGMGRVGSIVGSMVGGAMLAAHWGPKFIFGAVAAPLVVAAVSVFALAAYRSRHPATDGEARCAAVGSPVH; from the coding sequence ATGGAGCATTCCCGCACGCTGGTGCTGCAAGACGTGATCGACGCGCGCCGCCTGTCGCGCTTCCAGATCGTGACGTTCGTACTCTGCTTTTCGATCCTCGTGCTCGACGGATACGACACGGTCGTCGTCGGCTATATCGCGCCTGCGCTGAAGGCACACTTCGGCGCCACGCCCGCCCAGCTTGCGCCGATGTTCGGCGCGGGTCTCTTCGGCCTCACGCTCGGCTCGTTCGTCTTCGGCCCGGTCGCGGACCGCTTCGGACGCAAGCCGACGCTGCTCGTATCCATTGCGCTCTTCGCGCTTTTCAGCCTCGCGTCGGCGTGGGCGGACTCCATCGGCATGCTGATCGCGCTGCGCTTTCTGACGGGCCTCGGGCTCGGCGGCGCAATGCCGAACGCGTACACGCTCGCGGCGGAATATTGCCCGAATCGACTACGCTCGACGCTGGTTGCGCCCATCGGATGCGGCATCGCGGTGGGCGGCGCGCTCGGCGGCGTGTTCGCGTCGCGCGTCATCGGCGCGTTCGGCTGGCAGGCGATGCTCGTCGTGGGCGGCGTGCTTCCGCTGCTGCTCATCGTCGTGCTGGCGCGCTGGCTGCCCGAATCGGCACGCTATCTCGTCGCACGCGGAGGCCGGCAAGCCGAGGCGCGCGCCATTCTCGGGCGGATCGCGGCCGATCTCGACCTGAGCGATGTGGACATCACGCTCGAAGAAAAGCGCGCGCAGGGCCTGCCGATCCGACAACTGCTGCAGCCGGGCGTCGGCGGCGGCACGCTGCTGCTCTGGACGACCGCTTTCATGGCGCTTCTCGTCATCTATTTCCTCGGCAACTGGCTGCCCATTCTGATTCAGCAGAGCGGCGTGTCGTTTCACAACGCCTCGCTGATGACGGCGCTCTATCTGACCGGCAACAGCCTCGGCGCGATTTTTCTCGGCATCCTGATGGATCGCATGAATCCGCAGTACGTGCTCAGCGCGGCGTTCGTGTGCGCGGCGGTGAGCCTCGCATCGTTCGGCCATCTGTCGGGCGCGCCCGCGCTGGCGTTGCTGGCGCTCTTCGTGACCGGCGTCGGCACCGGCGGGACGATGACCGGCACCAATATCCTGTCGGCGGGCTACTACGCGACCGCGAGCCGCGCGACGGGCGTCGCGTGGACGCTCGGCATGGGGCGCGTCGGCTCGATCGTCGGTTCGATGGTCGGCGGCGCGATGCTCGCCGCGCACTGGGGACCGAAGTTCATCTTCGGCGCGGTGGCCGCGCCGCTCGTCGTCGCGGCGGTGAGCGTCTTCGCGCTCGCGGCTTACCGTTCGCGTCATCCCGCGACGGACGGCGAGGCGCGGTGCGCCGCCGTCGGATCGCCAGTGCATTGA
- a CDS encoding universal stress protein has product MRRDRASLRAELARADVRGEWIDTDERAAFAAPHYARYADLVIASQDDPNDPDSFIGDHFAETLVMSLGRPVLFVPYTGVFASVGTHPMIAWDGGREAARAVHHTLPLLKFAERVTVVTIDADHSEAAGKRTDGAAIAACLARHEPNVAVSPGAAASDAQAGDLLLSRPADPGGNFGGNFGGNFGGNFGGNFGGNFGGNFGGNFGADFGADFGADFGANFGADFGANFVPMRGYGHARWQQFVLGGATRTFLASMTMPVLMSH; this is encoded by the coding sequence GTGCGGCGCGATCGAGCGTCTCTTCGCGCGGAGCTTGCGCGCGCCGACGTGCGCGGCGAGTGGATCGACACCGACGAGCGCGCCGCCTTCGCCGCGCCGCATTACGCGCGATACGCCGATCTCGTCATCGCGAGCCAGGACGATCCGAACGATCCCGATTCCTTCATCGGCGATCACTTTGCCGAGACGCTCGTCATGTCGTTGGGGCGTCCGGTACTGTTCGTGCCCTATACGGGCGTCTTCGCGTCGGTGGGAACGCACCCGATGATCGCGTGGGACGGCGGGCGCGAAGCGGCGCGCGCCGTCCACCATACGCTGCCGCTGCTCAAGTTCGCCGAACGCGTGACCGTCGTCACGATCGACGCGGACCACAGCGAAGCGGCCGGCAAGCGGACCGACGGCGCGGCCATCGCCGCCTGTCTCGCGCGGCATGAGCCGAACGTGGCGGTGTCGCCGGGCGCGGCGGCCAGCGATGCGCAAGCCGGCGACCTACTGCTCTCGCGCCCGGCCGATCCCGGCGGGAATTTCGGCGGGAATTTCGGCGGGAATTTCGGCGGGAATTTCGGCGGGAATTTCGGCGGGAATTTCGGCGGGAATTTCGGCGGGAATTTCGGCGCGGATTTCGGCGCGGATTTCGGCGCGGATTTCGGCGCGAATTTCGGCGCGGATTTCGGCGCGAATTTCGTCCCGATGCGCGGCTACGGTCATGCGCGCTGGCAGCAGTTCGTGCTCGGCGGCGCCACGCGCACGTTCCTCGCCTCGATGACGATGCCCGTGCTGATGTCTCACTGA
- a CDS encoding ABC transporter substrate-binding protein has product MSKLNLSVAVGNYDRMRPLVDGEVQIDGVDPVFMLQEPEEIFFRAFRHADYDVCELSLSSYSVKTAAGTSPYIGVPIFPSRAFRHTSIYVRNDRGIESPADLKGKRIGVPEYQLTANVWARLFLEEDHGVKASDVTWVRGGYEHTGREEKISLNLPADVRLENAPPDATISGLLASGDIDAVIGPRAPSCFTNGHPNVKYLYDDPQKAAADWYTRTKLFPIMHLLGVRRTLAEQHPWLPGAIAKALERAKSIALAKLSDTSATKVTLPFVEEQLSNARRLMGHDFWSYGFEPNRHVLSRFLERHHAEGLSSRLLKPEELFHPATLESFKI; this is encoded by the coding sequence GGTGAAGTGCAGATCGACGGCGTCGATCCGGTGTTCATGCTGCAGGAACCGGAGGAGATTTTTTTCCGCGCCTTCCGCCATGCCGATTACGACGTCTGCGAACTGTCGCTGTCGAGCTATAGCGTGAAGACGGCGGCCGGCACGAGCCCGTATATCGGCGTGCCGATCTTTCCGTCGCGCGCGTTTCGTCATACGTCGATCTACGTGCGCAACGATCGCGGCATCGAGTCGCCCGCCGATCTCAAGGGCAAGCGCATCGGCGTGCCGGAATATCAGCTGACGGCCAACGTCTGGGCGCGCCTCTTTCTCGAAGAAGATCACGGCGTGAAGGCGTCGGACGTGACCTGGGTGCGCGGCGGCTACGAGCACACGGGCCGCGAGGAAAAGATCAGTCTCAACCTGCCCGCCGATGTGCGGCTCGAAAACGCGCCGCCGGACGCGACGATCTCCGGCCTGCTCGCGTCCGGCGACATCGATGCGGTGATCGGCCCGCGCGCGCCGTCGTGCTTCACGAACGGTCATCCGAACGTCAAGTATCTCTACGACGATCCGCAAAAAGCCGCCGCCGACTGGTACACGCGCACGAAGCTCTTCCCCATCATGCATCTGCTCGGCGTGCGGCGAACGCTCGCGGAGCAGCATCCGTGGCTGCCGGGCGCAATCGCGAAGGCGTTGGAGAGAGCCAAGTCGATCGCGCTCGCGAAACTCAGCGATACGTCCGCGACCAAAGTGACGCTGCCTTTCGTCGAAGAGCAACTGAGCAACGCGCGCCGGCTGATGGGCCACGATTTCTGGTCCTATGGCTTCGAGCCGAATCGCCATGTGCTGTCGCGCTTTCTCGAGCGGCATCATGCGGAAGGGCTGTCGAGCCGTCTGCTCAAGCCGGAAGAACTCTTTCATCCTGCGACGCTCGAGAGCTTCAAGATCTGA
- a CDS encoding DUF1326 domain-containing protein, whose product MGYQLMGSILEVCECKILCPCWVGEDPDNGTCRSALAYHYEQGVIDGVDVSGRTVAFAAFIPGNVLKGGWRVAMFVDEDASDAQFDALVSAHRGERGGPLADIVKLIGEMVSVQRAPIEYTVVEGKGRMKVGEVVEADMEPYRGPNGEPTKLVESIFSTIPGSAAFVAKANSFRLRHDALDLDLDLSGHNAIQGSFSFSS is encoded by the coding sequence GTGGGCTATCAACTGATGGGAAGCATCCTCGAAGTATGCGAGTGCAAGATCCTGTGCCCGTGCTGGGTCGGTGAAGACCCCGACAACGGCACGTGCCGCAGCGCGCTCGCGTACCACTATGAGCAAGGCGTGATCGATGGCGTCGATGTCTCCGGCAGGACGGTCGCGTTCGCGGCGTTCATCCCCGGCAACGTGCTGAAGGGCGGCTGGCGCGTCGCGATGTTCGTCGACGAAGACGCGAGCGACGCGCAGTTCGATGCGCTCGTGAGCGCGCACCGTGGCGAGCGCGGCGGACCGCTCGCGGACATCGTGAAGCTGATCGGCGAAATGGTCTCGGTGCAGCGCGCGCCGATCGAATACACGGTCGTCGAAGGCAAGGGCAGGATGAAGGTCGGCGAAGTCGTCGAGGCGGACATGGAGCCGTATCGCGGTCCGAACGGCGAGCCGACGAAACTCGTCGAAAGCATTTTTTCGACGATACCGGGGTCTGCCGCGTTCGTCGCCAAAGCCAATTCCTTTCGCCTGCGGCACGACGCGCTCGATCTCGATCTCGACTTGAGCGGACACAACGCCATTCAGGGATCCTTCAGTTTCTCGTCATGA
- a CDS encoding DUF2182 domain-containing protein: MKRRPRARLFAPLFVALTASAWTVLWIWDAGPYARYLHTASWNDLAGIGALCRALPGASAALAASLYSAAWLVMIAAMMLPTAFPLFDAFARMTVARDDRRTLIALLIAGYATVWALFGLVAHGFDSALHALVERSPAMLANGWLIGAAIAAVAGLYQFSALKRRCLDRCRSPLMFIAGHWRGRRARRESFVLGASHGLFCVGCCWALMLVMFAIGTASVGWMLALGAIMAAEKNLRAGRRIGKPLGVALIAWSAWLVVEHAGIV; this comes from the coding sequence ATGAAAAGGCGCCCGCGCGCGAGGCTTTTCGCGCCGCTTTTCGTCGCGTTGACGGCGAGCGCGTGGACCGTGCTCTGGATATGGGACGCGGGGCCGTATGCGCGCTATCTGCACACGGCGAGCTGGAACGACCTCGCGGGCATCGGCGCGCTGTGCCGCGCGCTGCCCGGCGCGAGCGCGGCGCTCGCGGCATCGCTCTACAGCGCCGCATGGCTCGTCATGATCGCCGCGATGATGCTGCCGACCGCGTTCCCGCTCTTCGACGCTTTCGCGCGCATGACCGTCGCGCGCGACGACAGGCGCACGCTGATCGCCTTGCTGATCGCGGGTTATGCAACCGTGTGGGCGCTTTTCGGCCTCGTCGCGCACGGCTTCGATTCGGCGCTTCATGCGCTCGTCGAACGGTCGCCCGCGATGCTCGCGAACGGCTGGCTCATCGGCGCGGCGATTGCCGCCGTCGCGGGGCTCTATCAGTTCAGCGCGCTCAAGCGCCGATGTCTCGACCGATGCCGCTCGCCGCTCATGTTCATCGCCGGGCATTGGCGCGGCAGGCGCGCGCGCCGCGAGAGCTTCGTGCTCGGCGCGAGTCACGGCCTTTTCTGCGTCGGCTGTTGCTGGGCGCTGATGCTCGTGATGTTCGCTATCGGCACGGCGAGCGTCGGATGGATGCTCGCGCTCGGCGCGATCATGGCTGCCGAGAAGAACCTTCGCGCGGGCAGGCGCATCGGCAAGCCGCTCGGCGTCGCGCTCATCGCGTGGTCCGCGTGGCTCGTCGTGGAGCACGCGGGCATTGTTTGA